One segment of Meriones unguiculatus strain TT.TT164.6M chromosome 3, Bangor_MerUng_6.1, whole genome shotgun sequence DNA contains the following:
- the Fbxo44 gene encoding F-box only protein 44 isoform X1, which produces MGNCKGPGQWRAASGWSPATGCGRETGRLLSTHTHLSPASGAGRARAAAMTVANINELPENILLELFTHIPARQLLLRCRLVCSLWRDLIDLVTLWKRKCLREGFITKDWDQPVADWKIFYFLRSLRRNLLHNPCAEEGFEFWSLDVNGGDEWKVEDLSKDQRKEFPNDQVKKYFVTSYYTCLKSQVVDLKAEGYWEELMDTTRPDIEVKDWFAARPDCGSKYQLCVQLLSSAHAPLGTFQPDPVTIQQKSDAKWREVSHTFSNYPPGVRYIWFQHGGVDTHYWAGWYGPRVTNSSIVIGPPLP; this is translated from the exons ATGGGAAACTGCAAAGGCCCTGGGCAGTGGCGGGCAGCCTCGGGCTGGAGCCCAGCCACCGGGTGCGGGAGGGAGACGGGGAGGCTCCTCTCCACTCACACACACCTTTCCCCGGCCTCAG GAGCGGGCCGCGCGCGAGCCGCCGCCATGACCGTGGCCAACATCAACGAGCTGCCCGAGAACATCCTGCTGGAGCTGTTCACCCACATCCCCGCCCGCCAGCTGCTGCTGCGCTGCCGCCTCGTCTGCAGCCTCTGGCGAGACCTCATCGACCTGGTGACCCTCTGGAAGCGCAAGTGCCTTCGGGAAGGCTTCATCACCAAGGACTGGGACCAGCCTGTGGCTGACTGGAAGATCTTCTACTTCCTGCGCAGCCTCCGAAGGAACCTCCTTCACAACCCCTGTGCTGAAG AGGGCTTTGAGTTCTGGAGCCTGGATGTGAACGGAGGTGATGAATGGAAGGTGGAGGATCTCTCCAAAGACCAGCGGAAGGAATTCCCCAATGACCAGGTCAAGAAATACTTCGTGACTTCCTATTA cacctgCCTCAAGTCCCAGGTGGTGGACCTCAAGGCTGAAGGGTATTGGGAGGAGCTGATGGACACCACCCGGCCAGACATCGAGGTCAAGGACTG GTTCGCAGCCAGGCCAGACTGCGGGTCCAAGTACCAGCTGTGTGTCCAGCTCCTGTCGTCAGCCCACGCACCACTGGGAACCTTCCAGCCAGACCCAGTGACGATCCAGCAGAAGAGCGATGCCAAGTGGAGGGAG GTTTCACACACGTTCTCCAATTACCCTCCCGGCGTCCGCTACATCTGGTTTCAGCACGGAGGCGTGGACACTCACTACTGGGCCGGCTGGTACGGTCCAAGAGTCACCAACAGCAGCATTGTCATCGGGCCCCCGCTGCCCTGA
- the Fbxo44 gene encoding F-box only protein 44 isoform X2 has product MGNCKGPGQWRAASGWSPATGCGRETGRLLSTHTHLSPASGAGRARAAAMTVANINELPENILLELFTHIPARQLLLRCRLVCSLWRDLIDLVTLWKRKCLREGFITKDWDQPVADWKIFYFLRSLRRNLLHNPCAEEGFEFWSLDVNGGDEWKVEDLSKDQRKEFPNDQVRSQARLRVQVPAVCPAPVVSPRTTGNLPARPSDDPAEERCQVEGGFTHVLQLPSRRPLHLVSARRRGHSLLGRLVRSKSHQQQHCHRAPAALMPPEPLSSEP; this is encoded by the exons ATGGGAAACTGCAAAGGCCCTGGGCAGTGGCGGGCAGCCTCGGGCTGGAGCCCAGCCACCGGGTGCGGGAGGGAGACGGGGAGGCTCCTCTCCACTCACACACACCTTTCCCCGGCCTCAG GAGCGGGCCGCGCGCGAGCCGCCGCCATGACCGTGGCCAACATCAACGAGCTGCCCGAGAACATCCTGCTGGAGCTGTTCACCCACATCCCCGCCCGCCAGCTGCTGCTGCGCTGCCGCCTCGTCTGCAGCCTCTGGCGAGACCTCATCGACCTGGTGACCCTCTGGAAGCGCAAGTGCCTTCGGGAAGGCTTCATCACCAAGGACTGGGACCAGCCTGTGGCTGACTGGAAGATCTTCTACTTCCTGCGCAGCCTCCGAAGGAACCTCCTTCACAACCCCTGTGCTGAAG AGGGCTTTGAGTTCTGGAGCCTGGATGTGAACGGAGGTGATGAATGGAAGGTGGAGGATCTCTCCAAAGACCAGCGGAAGGAATTCCCCAATGACCAG GTTCGCAGCCAGGCCAGACTGCGGGTCCAAGTACCAGCTGTGTGTCCAGCTCCTGTCGTCAGCCCACGCACCACTGGGAACCTTCCAGCCAGACCCAGTGACGATCCAGCAGAAGAGCGATGCCAAGTGGAGGGAG GTTTCACACACGTTCTCCAATTACCCTCCCGGCGTCCGCTACATCTGGTTTCAGCACGGAGGCGTGGACACTCACTACTGGGCCGGCTGGTACGGTCCAAGAGTCACCAACAGCAGCATTGTCATCGGGCCCCCGCTGCCCTGATGCCCCCTGAGCCCCTATCCTCGGAGCCCTGA
- the Fbxo2 gene encoding F-box only protein 2, whose protein sequence is MDGDGDPESVSPPEEETPEEQPEEVGAEEEQAREEEDEGEATEYLAELPEPLLLRVLAELPASELVQACRLVCLRWKELVDGAPLWLLKCQQEGLVPEGSADDERDHWQQFYFLSKRRRNLLRNPCGEEDLEGWCDVEHGGDGWRVEELPGDSGVEFTQDADVKKYFASSFEWCRKAQVIDLQAAGYWEELLDTTQPAIVVKDWYSGRTDAGCLYELTVRLLSEHEDVLAEFDSGQVAAPEDGSWMEISHTFTDYGPGVRFVRFEHGGQDSVYWKGWFGARVTNSSVWVEP, encoded by the exons ATGGATGGAGATGGTGATCCAG AGAGTGTGAGCCCCCCCGAAGAGGAGACCCCCGAGGAGCAGCCGGAGGAGGTGGGCGCGGAGGAGGAGCAGGCgcgggaggaggaggacgaggggGAGGCCACGGAGTACCTGGCGGAGCTGCCCGAGCCGCTGCTGCTGCGCGTGCTGGCCGAGCTGCCCGCCTCCGAGCTGGTGCAGGCGTGCCGCCTGGTGTGCCTGCGCTGGAAGGAGCTGGTGGACGGCGCCCCGCTGTGGCTCCTCAAGTGCCAGCAGGAGGGGCTGGTGCCCGAGGGCAGCGCCGACGACGAGCGGGACCACTGGCAGCAGTTCTACTTTCTGAGCAAGAGGAGGCGCAACCTGCTGCGCAACCCGTGCGGGGAAG AGGACTTGGAGGGCTGGTGCGACGTGGAGCACGGTGGGGACGGCTGGAGGGTGGAGGAGCTGCCCGGAGACAGCGGGGTGGAATTTACCCAAGATGCCGACGTCAAGAAGTACTTCGCCTCCTCCTTCGA GTGGTGTCGCAAAGCGCAGGTCATTGATCTGCAGGCTGCGGGCTACTGGGAGGAGCTGCTGGACACCACCCAGCCCGCCATCGTGGTGAAGGACTG GTACTCGGGCCGCACGGACGCCGGCTGCCTGTACGAGCTCACGGTGAGGCTGCTGTCGGAGCACGAGGACGTGCTGGCGGAGTTCGACAGTGGACAGGTGGCGGCGCCGGAGGACGGCAGCTGGATGGAG ATCTCCCACACCTTCACCGACTACGGGCCGGGCGTCCGCTTCGTCCGCTTCGAGCACGGAGGGCAGGACTCGGTCTACTGGAAGGGCTGGTTCGGGGCCCGGGTGACCAACAGTAGCGTGTGGGTGGAACCCTGA